The genomic segment GTACGACACGCGCGTCGGCGCGCTGACGCCGTACACCGGAACCGGCGGCACATTGACAGGCGTCTATCGTATCGACGCGTTGCCGCTGGAATACTGGTATGACTCGATCGAGCCGAACAGCGCGACGGCGGCCGACCTCGGCTCGCTTCAGCAGTTCGGCGTCTTCCGTGGATGGCTTGTCGTGCGCGATTGCGCGACGGGGCAGTTCCCGGTGCTGACCGGCGAAGGACTCGGGTCAACGCTCTGGCCGCTGGTCGACGCCGGGGACGTCGGAAACATCTACAACACCGCGGTCGATGCCTTCGGCGACACGGCGGAGATTTTCGAGGGCGTGCCCGCCGATCTGTTCACCGCGGCGGGCAACGGCGGTCTGCCGCTGACCGACGGCGGCGGCGATCTCGGCGCGTACTTCGACCACGTCGTGAAGCCGCGCGTCGCGATCGGCTCCGGTGCCTTTGTCTATCTCGAAGCAGCCGGCTTCGGCATCAACAATAGCGGCGATCCGGTCTTCACCGATACGGTGGGCTACGACGCCGTTTTGATCGGTGAGGCGGCGAGCGTCTTCGCCGCGGGCGATGTCAACGCCGACGGCGCGATCGACCTGCTCGATGCGTCGCTTCTGGCGTCGGTTCTCGTCAACCCCGCCGCGCACTCATCCTGCGAGCAAGCGCGGGCGGATGTCAACGGTGACGGCCAGCGCGACGGGCGGGACGTTCGCGCGTTTCTTGACGCTGTTCTGTGAAACGATGGAAACGAACTTTTTTCAAAATCGCACCTCAAGAGGGAGAAAGATCAAGATGACCAGGAATCAAAGCACAATGATCGTCGCGGCCGTGGCCGCTATCAGTTTGTCCGCCGGCGCGGCGCACAGCGCGGAATATCAGTTGTTGACCGGCGTCGATGCCGGGCTGGCACCGGGTGCGGTGCGCACGGTGTTCCCCAGCGGCGCGGGCGTGCCGGGGTCTTTCGCCGATGGCGATCGACTGGCTGGATCGGGGGCGACCTCGTCGGCGGCTTACGTCGGCACGGGCAGCCCGCTGATCGCGCCGAATGCCTACGGATCGCTAAGTTTCATGTTTCGCCGCGGCAGCGTGCCGGTGCCGCAAGTGGGTCAGGCGCCGGTGCTGGCCATTGATTACCTTGGCGGACCGCTGCTCGATCTGGACGGCGACTTGAACAACGGTTCGCGCAGCCTCGTGCCGGTCGGCGGGAACCCCACTCCGGTCGAAATCCCCGGCTCGCGCAGCAGCATCGGCCTGGACTTTGATTTCGGCGCGGGCGCGGTCTCGCTGACCGGTTTCGATGCCACGGCCACCAACTCCGGCTTTCAGGGGTTCGGCCCGAACATCGCGCTCACCGTCAATACGCTGTCCGGCACGCTGCCCAACGGCACGAACAGCGGCGCGGTGCTCAACCCCGCGCTGGACACGCGCAGCGGATCCTTGCAGGCGATCGCGCCGAACGTATATGGCATTACCGACCTCGGCTACGAAATCTGGCAGGACTCGATTGACCCCGCCTCCAGCACGGCCAGCACGCTCGGGACGTTCCAGTATCTCGGATCCCTGCGCGGGCTGGTCGTCACACGCGACGGCAACGGCAATTTCCCCACGCTGGCGGGGACGGGTCTGGGCGGCACGCTCTGGCCGCAGGTGAACTCGGCGCTGATCGGCGCGAACGTCGCGCAAACCTCCGGCCCGCCGCCGTTTACAACGATCACGAGCGGCCCCGCCAACGACAGCTTCCTCGCGCCGAACAACGGCGGTCTTCCGCTGACGGCGTTCGGCGGTGATCTCGGCGCGTATCTCGACGCCGTGGTCATTCCGCTGATCGATCCGCTGTCGCAGAGTTTTGTCTATCTCGAGTCGGCCGGCGTCGGCGCGAACAACAGCTTCGACCCGGTCTTCAGCGATACCACGGGCTACGACCTCGTGCTGATCGCGCAGTCGGCCCCGATCCCCGAACCGGCGACGGGCCTGCTGGCGCTGATCGGTCTCGCGGTGATCGTTCGGAATCGGCGCACTGCATAGAAAGGTTTCTCCGACTGGAGCAGTCGGGCACAGGAGCACGGGACATGTCGAAAGGAATGACAAATAGTCGGCACCCTAACAAGCCGCGACGTGGCGCCTTCACGCTGATTGAGCTGCTTGTCAGCGTGGGCATCATCGCGACGCTGATCTCCATCACGCTTCCGGCGCTGTCGTCGGCCAAGCGCCAGGCGCAAATCACCGGGTGCCAGGCCAAGCTGCGCGAGGTCTCGCAGGCGTTTTGGGCTTATTCCGTCTCCAACGACGCGCGCGTGCCGTACGTCGTTTCGCCGATGGTGAACGGCAAGTTCAACAACGCTTCCGTTCCCGATGCCGACATCGACCCCTACAACCGTGACCTGTGGCCCGACTCGCTTCAGAACATTCTCATGCCGCTTTACCTCGGTGAGAATCGAAAGCTCTTCACCTGCCCCGCCGCCAACCGCGGCTGGCCGCGCCAATCCGGTATGTTCGAGATGACCTACCGCGATGCCGGAATCAACCAGCCCGGCGGCGGCACGTCGCTGGCCGGTTCATACGAGCGTGAGGCGTTCGGCTTCCTCGATGGCCGGCCGATGGTGGAGTTCCGCCCGAAGTTCAGCGGCAACATCATTCAGGATGCGCAGATCCAAAGTTATCTGCGCGGCGCATTCCTGCGCGACATGATCCAGCGCGATGGAACGAAGATCGTGGGTCCGCATAACGGCGGGATCAACGTCATCAACCGCGAATTCGGCGTCGAATTTCGGGACCGGCGGGAGACGCAGGCCGATCTGGCCCCGAATTTCGGCGGCGTTCAGTTCTAGACCCCCTCGCCGAGGCGACCATCACGCCAACGGCGTTGTCGGCTCCCCATCGCCCCATATTTCCCGCGGCAACTCCCTCCAAACACTACCTGTGAATTGCTTGCCGCGCCGGCGACGAGGCGTATACAATCGCCCTCTGTGGGCAACTCGTAGCGGGGGGCGGCCGATCGTCAAGGCCGGGCAGGACCCAAACGATGTATGCGGGAAGAACCGCTGAACCGGGCGCGCCGCTCGCGAACCGGGATGCACGGCGACCGCAAAGGAGCGGGTTGCCGTTCGGAGCCGCAACCGTGAGGGGGCGGGTTCGAGGGCTATGACGCGCGGGCCGAGCCAGGCCCATCGCACCAGGAGGCGTCACCATGATCGGAGTGGGCGTGATGGGTTTGGGCTACTGGGGTCCGAATCTCGTACGCAATTTCGCATCGACCGACGGCGCGAAGCTCGCGGCCGTTTGCGACAAAGACCCGAAGCGTCTCGAACGCATTGGGCGACAGTACCCGGCGGCCGCCACGGTTGAATCGGCCGAAGCACTGTTCGGAACACCGGGCGTGGACCTCGTGGTGATCGCGACGCCGGTGCACACGCACTACCCGCTGGCCAAGGCCGCGCTGAACCAAGGCAAGCACGTGCTGGTCGAGAAGCCGCTGACCAGCGACCCGGCGCAGGCCGAGGAGCTGGTGGACCTGGCGAAGAAGGCCGGCCGCGTGCTGGCGGTGGATCATACATTTGTATATCACCCGGCCGTTGAGAAACTAAGCGACGTGATCAAGCGCGGCGAGCTGGGGGACGTCTGTTATTACGACTCGGTGCGGATCAACCTCGGCCTGTTCCAGTCGGACATCAGCGTGTTGTGGGATCTCGCCCCGCACGACGTGTCGATCATGCAGTACCTGATCAACCGCAAGGTGAAGTGGGTGCAGGCGGTCGGCGCGCGGCACGCGGGCCAACCGGTCGAGACGATGGCCTACCTGACGGTGCAGTACGAGGACAACGTGCTCGCGCACTGCCACGTCAACTGGCTTAGCCCGGTGAAGGTGCGACAGGTGTTCATCGGCGGCAGCAAGCGCATGGCCGTGTACGACGACAACCAGGTGGCCGAGAAGATCAAGATATACGACCGCGGCGTGGAGTTGCACGGCATCGATGGCGTGCATCAGGCGCGCGTGCAGTATCGCATCGGCGACATGTACGCGCCCGCGATTTCCAACGACGAGGCCCTGCGGCGCATGGCGCAGCATGTGGTCCACTGCATCCGCGAAGGCAAGTCGCCGATCACCGACGGCGCCGCCGGCCTGATGGTGGTGAAGATTCTCGCGGCGGCGCAGGCGTCCATCGAAACCGGCGACCGCCGAATGCTCTAAGCGCGGCAGCGGCCGCCCCCAGCGAGTCACAACATGAACCCACCCGACTACAAACGCATCGCGCCCGACGTGAAGCTTGGCCAGGACGTGCAGATTTACGCCTTCGTCAACCTCTACGGCTGCGAGATCGGCGATCGAACCAAGATCGGAACGTTCGTCGAGATCC from the Planctomycetia bacterium genome contains:
- a CDS encoding prepilin-type N-terminal cleavage/methylation domain-containing protein yields the protein MTNSRHPNKPRRGAFTLIELLVSVGIIATLISITLPALSSAKRQAQITGCQAKLREVSQAFWAYSVSNDARVPYVVSPMVNGKFNNASVPDADIDPYNRDLWPDSLQNILMPLYLGENRKLFTCPAANRGWPRQSGMFEMTYRDAGINQPGGGTSLAGSYEREAFGFLDGRPMVEFRPKFSGNIIQDAQIQSYLRGAFLRDMIQRDGTKIVGPHNGGINVINREFGVEFRDRRETQADLAPNFGGVQF
- a CDS encoding Gfo/Idh/MocA family oxidoreductase encodes the protein MIGVGVMGLGYWGPNLVRNFASTDGAKLAAVCDKDPKRLERIGRQYPAAATVESAEALFGTPGVDLVVIATPVHTHYPLAKAALNQGKHVLVEKPLTSDPAQAEELVDLAKKAGRVLAVDHTFVYHPAVEKLSDVIKRGELGDVCYYDSVRINLGLFQSDISVLWDLAPHDVSIMQYLINRKVKWVQAVGARHAGQPVETMAYLTVQYEDNVLAHCHVNWLSPVKVRQVFIGGSKRMAVYDDNQVAEKIKIYDRGVELHGIDGVHQARVQYRIGDMYAPAISNDEALRRMAQHVVHCIREGKSPITDGAAGLMVVKILAAAQASIETGDRRML